The DNA segment CGCATAATAGGCTCGATCATTTTGTACTTGTTTAATTAAAAACCAATATTTTTTGAACATTCTTCCTAACTGAATCAATTCAGCTGGTTCAATATAATCTTTTTCTAATTCTTGAAATAATTGCTCAATAAGCCGTTGCGGAGTGGGTGATCGCCGAAAATAAGCCAAGAAGTGACAAGGATGAAGTGGCTGAATAGTCACCTCAACATAGGCTTCTAACTCAGTGGAACCGATTATAAATTCGGGTATACCCCTTAGAAAAGAAGCAAATTCTAATTTAATCCGATAATTATTTCCATTGTTTGGCATTTTTTTCCCTAACTAGAGTTTATCTGAAAAAATAATTTTATTATTTGCTTGCTACTAGAACGTGTATCGTCGCTGCGTTGTACTATAAGTAGCTTCATAGCTATCACTCTCGGATGAGGAAGAAGATGAAATATAAAATTTTACAGTACTTCCAATCCTTTCATAAGAAGAATTAGGTGTATTATTAGGTGTGCGTGGCCCTAAAGCGAAGGTTTCGGATTTGACGTGTAAATCTGGTGAGGTAGCCGCTTTAGTTTTGAAGTGAGATATTAAGAAATTGATTTTATTGTTTAGCATTTTCGTCCCTGTAAATTTTTACATCCTCTTATTTTATACTTAAATAAAAAACTAATACACTATTTTTATTTAAAAAATTTATAAATTTATTGACTTAATGTTAATAAGCTAAGTCGACGGCGAATAGCCTAACTACTCACCGCCCGTTTTAGATTAACTGGTTTTTTTCTTAGGCATATACAAATCAGTGATGGTTCCTTCAAAGATTTCACTGGCTAGCATCACCGTTTCAGAAAGCGTTGGATGTGGATGGATCGTTAAAGCAATATCTTCAGCTTCGCAACCCATTTCTATTGCGAGTGCAATCTCAGCGATCAATTCACCGGCATTGGGACCCACTATACCCGCACCCAAAATACGCTGCGTCTTCGGATCAAATAATAATTTAGTCAGACCTTCATCGCGTCCTTGTCCTAAAGAGCGTCCACTGGCAAGCCAAGGAAAAACGGCTTTTTCATAAGGGATCTTGTTTTTTTCATCGGCATTGGCAACTGTTTCCGTTAAACCAACCCAGGCAATTTCCGGATCGGTATAAGCTACGGAAGGAATACAACGTGGTTCAAAAAAGTGTTTCTTACCCGCTATTACTTCAGCGGCAACCCGCCCTTCAGCAGCTGCTTTATGCGCCAGCATAGGATTACCAACGACATCACCGATAGCAAAGATATGTGGAATATTAGTTCTCAATTGTTTATCTACTGGAATAAATCCTTGTTCAGTAACGGTGATACCTAAGGCTTCAGCACCAATGAGTTTTCCATTCGGTTTACGACCAACAGCCGATAAAATTCGATCAAATCGTTGTGGTTTAGAACTTTCAGCTCCGGCAAACGTCACCCATAATCCATCTTTTTTTGCTTCAACTTTAGTGACTTTAGTTTTTAATAAGAATTTATAATGGTTTTGTAGACGTTTATATAAAGGCATGACGATATCTTTATCCGCGCCATTAATGATCATATCACCTGCTTCTACCACCGTAATATCACTGCCCAATGCATGATAAACCGTAGCCATCTCCATGCCAATAATGCCGCCACCTAACACTAAAAGATTACCTTTAACTTCTTTTAATTCGAGTGCACCGGTAGAATCGATAATCCTCGGATCCTCGGGTAAAAAAGCTAAGCTTATCGGTTGCGAACCCACCGCAATGATGGCTTGCTCGAATACAATTTTTTGTTTTCCAACCGTTAGTTCATTTTTTCCGGTAAATTTTCCATCGCCAAAAACACATTCAACTTTTCGTTGCTTGGCTAATAGAGATAAACCTCCGGTTAATTTTTTTACTACGCTGTCTTTCCAAGTGCGTAATTGTTGAATATCAATTTTAGGCTTACCAAAACTCACACCATATTCTGCCATGGCACTGGCATCTTCAATGACTTTGGCAGCATGTAACAATGCTTTAGAGGGAATACATCCAACATTCAAACACACACCGCCTAAAGTAGGTTCTCGTTCAACTAATATAACTTTTTTACCTAAATCAGCTGCACGAAACGCAGCGCTATAACCACCTGGCCCACTGCCCAATATGAGTACTTCGGTTTTTTTAATTTCTAACTCAGCCATAGTTTCCTCTAAAATAATTTAATACATGAATAAACCAAATTTGATACTATATTTAATGCAATTAGGTTTTATTTTACTAGGTTGAGTCTATAAAGCAGGGATTGATGCTGTCAACAAGGCAAAAATAATGAGTAAAGCGGAGTTGACACGGAGTCAATGAGCATTTGCGAATTATTTTTAACGTAGTTGACGGTATCAAGAACACTTTAGAGACTCAACCTACAGTAGCCAACGACGAATATCTGATAAACATGCGCTTAAATGCATAATAAAACGCGCTCCCTCCGCACCATCGATGACACGATGATCATACGATAGCGATAAAGGTAACATTAATCGTGGCACGAACTCTCCATCCTGATAGAACGGTTTAAACTGTGCTTTAGACACACCTAAAATAGCGACATCCGGTACATTGACTATGGGTGTAAATGCTGTACCACCGATACCACCTAAACTTGAAATAGTAAATGAACTGCCTTGCAAATCCACATTCGTCAATTGTTTTTCGCGCGCTTTCAGACTCACCTTCCCTAATTCCTGGGCTAATTCTAAAAGACTTTTTTTGTCCACATCCCTAATCACCGGTACCACTAAACCTTCTGGTGTATCGACAGCAATACCAATATGATAATATTTTTTTAGGATTAACTCTTCGCCATCAGCCGATAAAGAAGCATTAAAAGAGGGAAATGCTTTTAAACTGGTGACTACCGCTTTCATAATAAAAACTAATGGCGTTAATTTAATATTTTGTTTGGCTGCAAACCCTGTTTGCGCTTTGCGAAAAACTTCCAATTCAGTGATATCTGCTTCATTAAACTGTGTTACATGCGGAACTAACAACCAATTACGATGCAAATATTGTGCAGTTAATTTTTTAATTCGTGATAAAGCCAGCTTTTCTGTTCTACCGAATTGATTAAAATCAATTTCCGGCGCGCTAGGTAAACCCATCTGACTACTAGAACCTTGACTTAAATGTGCTTTAACAAATTTCTGTAAGTCTTCTTTGATGATACGACCTTTTTGTCCGGTACCGGAAATTTTATTCAGATCGATACCAAACTCTCGCGCTAAACGTCGGACACCAGGACCTGCATGGATATCACCTTTGTCCTCTTCTTCTGTATCTATTTCTTGCTCAAGTTCAGCGGATCCAGATACAACTTCTTCCTCTTTTTTTATATTTTTACTGTCTATTTCTGGCGCAACCGCGGGTGAAGCGGTATCTGAAATTGATCGTTTTTTCCTCACCGCTTTTTCAGTCGATGCATTTGATTCTTCTGTTTCAATGATTGCAATCAAATCACCTTTTGAAACTTTATCCCCTTTCTTGACTTTTAATTCTCTTAACTTTCCGGCTAAAGGTGATGGAATATCCATCGATGCTTTATCACTTTCTAGCGTAATTAATGCATCTTCGACAGCAATATCTTGGCCTATTTTAACGGGTATTTCGATAATTGCCGCAGCAGCAACATTACCTAAATCTGGAACATGTATTTCTTTTAAACTAGACAAACGTTTTCTCCTCGATACTCTTCGCACTTGAATTTTTGTCTGTGTTGCCGCTCAATTCGCTAGGGTTGTTAACATAACCCTATTTTTAAATACACGGCACTTGACAAAAAATCAATTGCTACGAGTCACTATTTTTTGCACTTGAATTTTTTGGCTATGCTGCTTCTCAATTAAATGGTAAATGGATTTGGCTGTTTAGGATCAATTGCATACTTTTTAAAAGCCTGTTCGATTTCGGTCGTACTCACTAAACCTTCTGCCATCAAGGCATGTAAGCTGGCTAGAACAATATAATAACGATTCACTTCAAAAAATTGTCGTAACTGCTCACGCGTATCACTACGTCCATAACCATCTGTTCCTAAGACCCTATAAGGTGCTTTAATAAATCCACGAATTTGATCGGCATTTAAGCGGATATAATCGCTTGCGGCAATCACCGGTCCTAATCGATTTTCTAAACATTGTGTCACATAGCTCTGTTGTTCGGGGTCATTAGGATGTAATAAATTATGTCGCTCAACACTTAACGCTTGTTTACGTAATTCTGAAAAACTCGTTACACTCCAAATATCAGCGGTCACGCCAAAATCTGTTTGTAATAACTCCGCAGCGGCAATCACTTCATTTAATATCGTACCAGAACCTAATAATTGTACATGTCGTTGACTCGGTTTAGTTTCGGATAATAAATACATTCCTTTAATGATGCCTTCCTTATTAGCTTCGCTTAACGCGGGATGGGCATAGTTTTCATTCATCAAAGTCAGATAATAAAATACATTTTCCTGATCTTGCATCATACGGCGCAAACCGTCTTGAATAATGACGGCAAGTTCATAACCAAAACACGGATCATAAGCAACACAGTTAGGTACTACTGAAAAAAACAACAGATTATGCCCATCTTGATGCTGTAAACCTTCGCCGGCTAAAGTTGTTCTGCCTGCTGTTGCACCTAAAATAAATCCACGTGCTTGCATATCACCCGCAGCCCAAACAAAATCACCGACTCGTTGATAACCAAACATCGAATAATAAATATAAAAAGGAATCATGCTCAAATTATTCGTACTATAAGAAGTGGCTGCTGCCATCCATGAACAAAATGCGCCGCCTTCATTAATTCCTTCTTCTAACAATTGGCCTTTTTTATCTTCACGGTAATACATTAATTGACCCGCGTCGACAGGATCATAAAGTTGACCTACGGGAGAATAAATTCCAATCTGACGAAATAAACCTTCCATACCAAACGTGCGTGATTCATCAGGTACTATGGGTACGATACGCGAACCTAAGGTTTTATCTTTTAACAGATGACGCAAAATTTCCACAAATATCATCGTCGTAGAGATTTCTCGTCCATTGGAACCGAGTAATATATTCTCAAAATTATTTAATGGGGGTGCCGCTAAACTTTCGTCAGCATGCGTACGGCGCGCCGGTAAATACCCCCCCAACTTTTTACGTTGTTGTTTTAAATACTTATTTTCTGGACTATTTTCACTCGGACGATAAAAACTTAAATTTTCAACCTCCGCATCACTCATTGAGAGATTAAAACGATCTCGAAACGCAAGTAGCTGTTCTTGTGTCATCTTTTTCTGTTGATGCGTAATATTTTGACCTTCACCCGCGGTGCCCATACCATAACCTTTGATGGTTTTAGCTAAGATAACCGTAGGTTGACCTTGATGTTCGACTGCCGCTTTATAAGCCGCATAAACTTTTTTAATATCATGTCCACCGCGTTTTAGCAGCCAAAGTTGTTCATCGCTCATATCCGCAACCATGGCTTTTAATTCTGGATATTTCGCAAAAAAATGTTCACGTATGTAAGCGCCATCTTTAGCACGGAAATTTTGATATTCCCCATCAATGGTTTCCATCATTAGCTGGGGTAACAAACCTTGTTTATCTTTTTTGAATAAAGGATCCCAAGCACTACCCCATAAAACTTTGTTAACATTCCAGCCTGCGCCGCGAAATACACCTTCGAGTTCTTGAATTATCTTGCCATTCCCACGTACTGGTCCATCCAGTCGTTGTAAATTGCAATTAATAACAAAAATGAGATTATCCAATTTTTCCCGCGCCGCAATACAAAGTGCACCGAGCGATTCAGGTTCATCCATTTCTCCATCACCACAAAACATCCAGACTTTTCTATCTTTGTTATCCAATAAGCCACGATTTTGTAAATATTTTAAAAAACGCGCTTGGTAAATTGCCTGCATCGGCCCCAAACCCATGGAAACCGTAGGAAATTGCCAAAATTCTGGCATCAGCCATGGGTGGGGATAAGAAGAAAGACCTTCTCCGCCGATTTCTTGACGAAAATGTGATAATTGTTCTTTCGTTAAGCGTCCTTCTAAAAATGCGCGTGCATAGATACCTGGGGAGGAATGACCTTGGATGTATAATAAATCGCCGCCGTGTTCAGAATTGGCCGCATGAAAAAAATGATTGAAACCCACTTCATACAAAGTTGCCGCCGAGGCATAGGTTGCTATATGACCACCTAGTTCAGAAGAAACCTTACCCGCCTGTAATACCATCATCACAGCATTCCAACGAATTAATGCCGCAATACGTTTTTCTAATTTTTCATCGCCAGGAAAAGGTGGTTCCAACTCGACAGGAATCGTATTCACATAAGGTGTGTGTAAGCAAGCGCTTAGGTCCAGACCCCGTTGACGCGCCTTATTGATAAGCTGTTGGATAAGAAATTGTGCCCTATCTGCGCCTTCAAACTTTAATACAGATAAAAGTGCATCTATCCACTCTTTGGTTTCAAGAGGATCCTTATCTAAGCAAGGAGTTTGCTGTGTCATATCAGGCTTACCTTTAGAAAAATATTCTTCGATTATTTTTTTTACAAACTGCTTAGTGACCTAACTATAACAGCACACCCAGCGTAACAGCGAATACGATAATTAAAAAGAGGATTAAATCACGGTCTATGAGTCTTAGAGCAGAATCATAGTTTTCATTAGTAAATTCAGTCGATTCGTCTAGTCCTAAGGCAATACGACCACTTTTTTCAATGAGCTCTCGATTCAATGAAACGTCTCTTAGCAAGTAATCTAAACAAAAATGACTGGTTTGTACAAAATTACCCGCTAAAGCAAACAATATTGAAAATAAACGCACCGGCAACCAATCCAATAACGCTCGAACTTGTTGAGCCGACTTTCCTAAAGCAGGATAACTAGGATGGATGTGAGCAGAACGTTCAACTAAACGATAGACTAATGCCGCAATTGGGCCTAATAATGCCATCCAAAAAATCACTGCAAATAAGGATTCATTCGCCTGCCAAAATATCGGTTGATGTATTTGCTTGGTATCAAAAATATTGATAGGACCCAAGCAGTAAAAAAGCACCACTGCGCCGATCAAAAAGGCTAACAAACCTTGGACAAAAGTAGCACTTAAAAAATAAATAATCGCTACCGGTATAACGATCGGTAAGACGACGAACAATAAAGGGAAAAAATATTGCTGTGACCAATTATTATTTTTAGTAAGGTCATTAATTTTACTAACATATTGTTCAAACCAATTAAACCGTGATAAAAAGTTACCTCTATGTAGGCATCGTTCCAATCCCAAGCACAGTAACAATGTAATAAATGTCATAATCTTCCTCCGGGCATCCAGCCCTAATATTTAAAAATTATTATTTGATCTTATTAATCTTTGCGTTCAAATTTTTGTCTGTTACCGCTCAATTCACAACCCTCTTGGTTATTGTATAGACCAGATTGCTACATAGACACGGCACTTACCAAAAATTCCATTGCTGCAAGTAAACTATTTTTCGTATTTGTAAATGCAAAGAGTATATATTAAAAAGACCTAGTTTAGTCTACACGCATCTTTTCATTCAAGGCCAAAGGTGTAGGATAACGTAAAACCACCCAATAAGATGAGCCCACAAACGTCAAAATAGTGACCGCTTGGATCAGATAGTTGGCTTTATCACCGATCAAGGCAGGCGTTGTTTCTGCGGCTAAATAGGCAATCAATAAAGAAAATTCACTAGCCTGTCCTAAACGTAAACCCACTTCGCGCGCTATATATTTTTTTTCACCCGACATTTGCAATAATACCTGAAACAACCAAGGTTTGATTAACAACACCAATCCTGCTAATAACAATGCCGGTATAAATACCATGGGTAAATAATGTAAATCAAAACTTGCACCAATAGCAAAGAAAAACATGATTAAACAAAAATCACGCAGTGGTTTTAAATTATCAGCGATGAACACGGCAATCGGTCCTTCTGCTATCGATACACCGGCTAAAAAAGCACCAATTTCTGCGGATAAGCCTAAAGCGCGTGACAATTCTGCTAATCCTAAACACCAACCGAGTGCAACTAAAAAAAGATATTCTTGCACACGATCAAAACGAATAAATAATTTACTTATGAAATAACGCTGTACGACAAAAGCAAAAGCGAGTAAGGAAGGAAAAGTAATTAAGGTTAAACCCAGATCGGCTAATTTAGAACCCGTCATATGTGCACCGTGCACAAATAACAACATACCTATTGCTAATAAGTCTTGTAGCAACAAAACACTGATCATAGTTTCACCAATCGGTTTATGGTGTAACGCTAAGGTGGGCAATAACTTAAGACCGATAATGGTACTCGAAAAAATTAAACTGGCGCCTATTAATACACTTTCTAAGAGTGTAAAACTAAACAGATAACCGACTGCAAAACCAATCGTAGTAAATAATGCACTGAAGACTAAGGTTACAATGGCTGTTTTACGTAAACTTCGATAAAACTCTTGTGGTGTTAAATCTAAACCGACTAAAAATAACAAAAAGATAATACCGATGTCGCCAATACCACGTGCCAAACCTAAATTTGGCACTAACTTTAAACAACTGGGACCTAAAATCAATCCTAATAAAATATAAGCGACTAACAAAGATTGACGTGTATACAATGCAATCGTTGCTAATACCGCAGCGCCAGTAAAAATAACAAAAATAGAAAAAACAAAACTATGATCCATTACTCCTCCAGGCAGAGCAAAGAGGCATTACCTCCAGCCGCCGTCGTATTGATGGATAATGAACGTTCTAAGCAAAGACGAGGTAAATAATGCGGTCCGCCTGCCTTAGGTCCCGTTCCAGAAAGGCCTTCACCACCAAAAGGTTGTACACCCACCACTGCACCTATCATAGAGCGGTTAACATATTGGTTTCCGACATGCACCTGACGTGAAATCGTATCTACAGTATGTTGGATACGACTTTGGATACCTAAGGTCAAACCATATCCAGTATGATTGATGGCATGGATTACTTGTTCACGATCTTTAGCGGCATAACGAATAACATGCAAGATAGGACCAAAAACTTCTCGTTTTAAAAGATCCAAGCTACTTAATTCAAATAGACTCGGTGCAAAGAAATTTGTTTGATCCAACCCACTCGGCAACTTGCATTGATAAAGCAATTTAGCTTCTTGGGACATGCGATCAAAATGTTCTTGTAAAGTTTTTTTAGCGGCACTGTCAATTACGGGACCAACATCCGTAAACAACTCGCTAGGATCACCTAATTTGAGTTCTGCCATCGCCCCGCATAGCATTTCAATTAAAGAATCCGCCATTTCTTCTTGCACAAACAATACACGTAATGCCGAACAACGTTGGCCGGCACTACCAAAAGCTGAATTCAATACATCCACCACCACTTGTTCCTTAAGCGCGGATGAATCAACGATCATTGCGTTTTGTCCACCCGTTTCAGCAATGAAAGGTAGGATCCCACCTTCACGACTTGCTAACCCCTGATTGATTTCACGCGCCGTTTCAGTGGAACCGGTAAATACTATCCCTTTAATTCGCGGATCAAATGTTATTTTTGGCCCAATCACTGCACCGCTTGCAGGTAAAAGTTGTAATACATCCCCAGGAATTCCCGCTTCATATAAAAGTTTTACCGCTGCCGTAGCAATTAAGGGTGTTTGACTTGCCGGCTTAGCAATCACGGTATTTCCGGTCACTAAGGCGGCGGTCACTTGACCAATAAAAATTGCTAAAGGAAAATTCCACGGGCTAATACAAGCGATAACACCCCGGCCTTGCACACTTAACCAATTTTCTTCACCGGTTGGCCCTGGCAATAATTGCGGTATTAAATCTAAGCGTGCGCGCATGGCATAGTAACGACAAAAATCGACTGCTTCGCGCACTTCAGCGAGTGCATCATTTAGTGTTTTACCACCCTCTTTGACGGCTAAAGCCATAAATTCACTCAAGCGTTGTTCAAAAAGATCCGCAGCACGTTCTAAGCAAGCCGCACGATTGTCTACCGATGTATTAGCCCAAGTAAAGTTTATCTGATGAGCATTACTTATTGCCTGTTCGAGTTGTTCAACACTGGCCATACTGACATGCCCTATGATTTCCTGTGGATTAGCCGGATTGCTAATAGCCCGGATTTTTTCGCCCTCCACTAAAACACCTTTAATTAAAGGCCCAGCGCAGTATGACTTTTTAGCCGCTATTTCTATTTTGCTAGCCAATGGTTCCCAGGTTTCGCTATCCGAGAAATCGATGCCGCGAGAATTTTTACGTGCAGGCCCATAAATATCTCTCGGTAAAGGAATTTTAGGGTGTGGAATCCTATCTAATTGATATAATTTTTGAACAGGATCTTCTAACATTTCATCGATAGGAATGGTCGGATCAATTATGCGGTTAACAAATGAGGTATTTGCACCATTTTCTAACAAACGTCTAACCAAATACGCAAGCAAATCTTCATGCCCACCCACCGGTGCATACACACGACAAGGAATATTAAGATTTTTAGGTCCTACGATATGATCGTACAAGGTATACCCCATACCATGTAAACATTGCATTTCAAAATCTCGATTCTTTCCAGCCAACTCGAGTACCGTCGCTAAGGTATAAGCATTATGTGTAGCAAACTGCGGATAAATTTCTGCAGAGTGTGCCAGTATTTTTTTTGCACAGGCAACAAAACAAACATCCGTCGCTGCTTTGCGCGTAAATACAGGATAGGATTGTAATCCCTTTAATTGTGCATTTTTAATTTCCGTATCCCAATAAGCCCCTTTAATTAATCGAACCATCCAACGTTTATTTTGTTTTTTAGCCAGATCAACCAGCCAATCAATAACAAAAGGCGCGCGCTTTTGATAAGACTGAACGGCCAAACCAAATCCTTCCCAATGCGCTAAATCAGGATCGCAAAATACCGCGCCAATAATATCTAAGGAAATATCTAAACGATCCGCTTCTTCGGCATCGACTGTCAGCGATATATTGTTGGCCTTTGCCGCCAAAGCTAAGGTTTTTAATTGTTTAATTAAGAAGGGAACCACCACTTCTTTTTTTGCAAACTCATAACGTGGATGCAATGCAGATAACTTAACGGAAATACCCGGTGCATCGTTCACTGATTTGACTGAAGCTGCTTTACCAATTGCGATGATTGCGGTTTGATAAGACTGAAAATAACGTTCAGCGTCTTTCTCAGTACGAGCTGCTTCGCCCAACATATCATAAGAAAAACGATAGCCTTTTGCCTCATAAGCTTTAGCTCTTTTTAATGCTTCGTCGATGTTTTGACCCATCACAAATTGGCGACCTAACACCTGCATCGCTTGCTTAACCGCTTTTCGGATAATGGGCGCACTGCTTCGACCAACAAAGCGGCGTAAAACATTACCTAAACCGCCCGTTTGGTTCGACTGTAACAATTTCCCGGTTAACACTAATCCCCAGGTGCTGGCATTAACAAAGAAAGAAGCACTTTGGCCAAGATGAGAAGCCCAATCCGCATTGGTAATTTTATCTTTTAATAAGGCATCTATGGTATCACTATCGGGAATTCGCAACAGTGCTTCCGCCAAGCACATCAGTGCAATACCTTCTTCACTGGATAGATCATATTCGTATAAAAAAGCGTCTAAACCGCCTTTCGATAAACGCTGCGCACGAATTTGTTCAATTAATTTAACTGCGCGTTGTGCAATTCTTTCTGACACTTGGCGTGGTACAGCTGCTAATTGCAATAATTGTTTAACACAGGCTGTTTCGTCGGCATAATAAGCTTGCGCTATAGCCAATCTTAAGGGATTTTTTTTAACTGATATTAGGGGAAACGACATTCGAGCCTCTATAGTAATTCCACAAATTATTTTTTTAAAAACACTTAGCACTTGAATTT comes from the Rickettsiella endosymbiont of Rhagonycha lignosa genome and includes:
- the aceE gene encoding pyruvate dehydrogenase (acetyl-transferring), homodimeric type, whose product is MTQQTPCLDKDPLETKEWIDALLSVLKFEGADRAQFLIQQLINKARQRGLDLSACLHTPYVNTIPVELEPPFPGDEKLEKRIAALIRWNAVMMVLQAGKVSSELGGHIATYASAATLYEVGFNHFFHAANSEHGGDLLYIQGHSSPGIYARAFLEGRLTKEQLSHFRQEIGGEGLSSYPHPWLMPEFWQFPTVSMGLGPMQAIYQARFLKYLQNRGLLDNKDRKVWMFCGDGEMDEPESLGALCIAAREKLDNLIFVINCNLQRLDGPVRGNGKIIQELEGVFRGAGWNVNKVLWGSAWDPLFKKDKQGLLPQLMMETIDGEYQNFRAKDGAYIREHFFAKYPELKAMVADMSDEQLWLLKRGGHDIKKVYAAYKAAVEHQGQPTVILAKTIKGYGMGTAGEGQNITHQQKKMTQEQLLAFRDRFNLSMSDAEVENLSFYRPSENSPENKYLKQQRKKLGGYLPARRTHADESLAAPPLNNFENILLGSNGREISTTMIFVEILRHLLKDKTLGSRIVPIVPDESRTFGMEGLFRQIGIYSPVGQLYDPVDAGQLMYYREDKKGQLLEEGINEGGAFCSWMAAATSYSTNNLSMIPFYIYYSMFGYQRVGDFVWAAGDMQARGFILGATAGRTTLAGEGLQHQDGHNLLFFSVVPNCVAYDPCFGYELAVIIQDGLRRMMQDQENVFYYLTLMNENYAHPALSEANKEGIIKGMYLLSETKPSQRHVQLLGSGTILNEVIAAAELLQTDFGVTADIWSVTSFSELRKQALSVERHNLLHPNDPEQQSYVTQCLENRLGPVIAASDYIRLNADQIRGFIKAPYRVLGTDGYGRSDTREQLRQFFEVNRYYIVLASLHALMAEGLVSTTEIEQAFKKYAIDPKQPNPFTI
- the lpdA gene encoding dihydrolipoyl dehydrogenase; protein product: MAELEIKKTEVLILGSGPGGYSAAFRAADLGKKVILVEREPTLGGVCLNVGCIPSKALLHAAKVIEDASAMAEYGVSFGKPKIDIQQLRTWKDSVVKKLTGGLSLLAKQRKVECVFGDGKFTGKNELTVGKQKIVFEQAIIAVGSQPISLAFLPEDPRIIDSTGALELKEVKGNLLVLGGGIIGMEMATVYHALGSDITVVEAGDMIINGADKDIVMPLYKRLQNHYKFLLKTKVTKVEAKKDGLWVTFAGAESSKPQRFDRILSAVGRKPNGKLIGAEALGITVTEQGFIPVDKQLRTNIPHIFAIGDVVGNPMLAHKAAAEGRVAAEVIAGKKHFFEPRCIPSVAYTDPEIAWVGLTETVANADEKNKIPYEKAVFPWLASGRSLGQGRDEGLTKLLFDPKTQRILGAGIVGPNAGELIAEIALAIEMGCEAEDIALTIHPHPTLSETVMLASEIFEGTITDLYMPKKKTS
- the putA gene encoding bifunctional proline dehydrogenase/L-glutamate gamma-semialdehyde dehydrogenase PutA, with amino-acid sequence MSFPLISVKKNPLRLAIAQAYYADETACVKQLLQLAAVPRQVSERIAQRAVKLIEQIRAQRLSKGGLDAFLYEYDLSSEEGIALMCLAEALLRIPDSDTIDALLKDKITNADWASHLGQSASFFVNASTWGLVLTGKLLQSNQTGGLGNVLRRFVGRSSAPIIRKAVKQAMQVLGRQFVMGQNIDEALKRAKAYEAKGYRFSYDMLGEAARTEKDAERYFQSYQTAIIAIGKAASVKSVNDAPGISVKLSALHPRYEFAKKEVVVPFLIKQLKTLALAAKANNISLTVDAEEADRLDISLDIIGAVFCDPDLAHWEGFGLAVQSYQKRAPFVIDWLVDLAKKQNKRWMVRLIKGAYWDTEIKNAQLKGLQSYPVFTRKAATDVCFVACAKKILAHSAEIYPQFATHNAYTLATVLELAGKNRDFEMQCLHGMGYTLYDHIVGPKNLNIPCRVYAPVGGHEDLLAYLVRRLLENGANTSFVNRIIDPTIPIDEMLEDPVQKLYQLDRIPHPKIPLPRDIYGPARKNSRGIDFSDSETWEPLASKIEIAAKKSYCAGPLIKGVLVEGEKIRAISNPANPQEIIGHVSMASVEQLEQAISNAHQINFTWANTSVDNRAACLERAADLFEQRLSEFMALAVKEGGKTLNDALAEVREAVDFCRYYAMRARLDLIPQLLPGPTGEENWLSVQGRGVIACISPWNFPLAIFIGQVTAALVTGNTVIAKPASQTPLIATAAVKLLYEAGIPGDVLQLLPASGAVIGPKITFDPRIKGIVFTGSTETAREINQGLASREGGILPFIAETGGQNAMIVDSSALKEQVVVDVLNSAFGSAGQRCSALRVLFVQEEMADSLIEMLCGAMAELKLGDPSELFTDVGPVIDSAAKKTLQEHFDRMSQEAKLLYQCKLPSGLDQTNFFAPSLFELSSLDLLKREVFGPILHVIRYAAKDREQVIHAINHTGYGLTLGIQSRIQHTVDTISRQVHVGNQYVNRSMIGAVVGVQPFGGEGLSGTGPKAGGPHYLPRLCLERSLSINTTAAGGNASLLCLEE
- a CDS encoding cation:proton antiporter: MDHSFVFSIFVIFTGAAVLATIALYTRQSLLVAYILLGLILGPSCLKLVPNLGLARGIGDIGIIFLLFLVGLDLTPQEFYRSLRKTAIVTLVFSALFTTIGFAVGYLFSFTLLESVLIGASLIFSSTIIGLKLLPTLALHHKPIGETMISVLLLQDLLAIGMLLFVHGAHMTGSKLADLGLTLITFPSLLAFAFVVQRYFISKLFIRFDRVQEYLFLVALGWCLGLAELSRALGLSAEIGAFLAGVSIAEGPIAVFIADNLKPLRDFCLIMFFFAIGASFDLHYLPMVFIPALLLAGLVLLIKPWLFQVLLQMSGEKKYIAREVGLRLGQASEFSLLIAYLAAETTPALIGDKANYLIQAVTILTFVGSSYWVVLRYPTPLALNEKMRVD
- a CDS encoding 2-oxo acid dehydrogenase subunit E2 gives rise to the protein MSSLKEIHVPDLGNVAAAAIIEIPVKIGQDIAVEDALITLESDKASMDIPSPLAGKLRELKVKKGDKVSKGDLIAIIETEESNASTEKAVRKKRSISDTASPAVAPEIDSKNIKKEEEVVSGSAELEQEIDTEEEDKGDIHAGPGVRRLAREFGIDLNKISGTGQKGRIIKEDLQKFVKAHLSQGSSSQMGLPSAPEIDFNQFGRTEKLALSRIKKLTAQYLHRNWLLVPHVTQFNEADITELEVFRKAQTGFAAKQNIKLTPLVFIMKAVVTSLKAFPSFNASLSADGEELILKKYYHIGIAVDTPEGLVVPVIRDVDKKSLLELAQELGKVSLKAREKQLTNVDLQGSSFTISSLGGIGGTAFTPIVNVPDVAILGVSKAQFKPFYQDGEFVPRLMLPLSLSYDHRVIDGAEGARFIMHLSACLSDIRRWLL